One genomic segment of Cydia splendana chromosome 5, ilCydSple1.2, whole genome shotgun sequence includes these proteins:
- the LOC134790516 gene encoding leucine-rich repeat and fibronectin type-III domain-containing protein 3 → MGVGMRVSWLRPWVRVVVAAVTLAQALGTCPWDPVPALQAACVCAVNLARDLSVQCDQVDFAVLLKALNSSARNIPIDLLYINNSTIPALTDGMFTHLKIHNVQISGCKITRIDDDAFRGQGPHLKNLNLQDNELYEVPVKAFKILTNLSLLDISKNRITYIDNHSFITLRKLTTLKISDNNVTLAPHALTGLENSLKNLNLKGTKQKSVPECIRGLRSLAFLDLSQNSIRELPGPEGKQTFEGLDSLTALNLERNLIVTLKEDAFAGMKTTLSSLSLLNNLLPEFPAAAIGTLSELRVLDIGFNLLNKLPGNAFGSNPSITLLALDGNPLPTVPAEALAHLNHTLRGLSIGGRFLNCDCRLRWIIEWIRDGELQVTSRERNPQFCGHPPQFRERGFYSFQPNELVCEHGTTATPEESTTPQRQINDWKISQTTSTTARSTTTRTTTTTTTAATSPATTTSSEASSKAPVTTTASARPRPPPAVRPASPTWRHAPHQRPPLVMNFPQKPKVDDSNEVIVKNAYRQDNSVIIQWDSDVANILGFRVVYRLFGDKTFKQGPPLEASEREFKIKNVPSQECIVVCVISLEEVHVSPETVPYSQCREVRTVSAAASNMDKITIAASAAICGTIVVAVLVFAAASRRRARTVHRLHNDKLPGACCGALGTPSPGGPLSSLATLGAFGKQREWDQVSAYSARSIPRARTYTEPAPPDPLPGRPGRARSLADGQSQHSYAPSARYGMPGYPGSLLGSRTDLRQSRQSLGAASERASRLSLSGAAGGATGGTGNSRRRPRSRSRPASRYSVGSLGMGYCDTSDNWTDHDMDIYMARNPTTRGGLVPL, encoded by the exons GGAGTGGGAATGCGCGTCTCATGGCTTCGGCCGTGGGTGCGCGTGGTGGTGGCGGCGGTGACGCTGGCGCAGGCGCTCGGCACGTGTCCGTGGGACCCCGTGCCCGCGCTGCAGGCCGCCTGCGTGTGCGCCGTCAACCTCGCCAGGGACCTCTCCGTCCAGTGCGACCAG GTGGACTTCGCTGTGCTTTTAAAAGCACTGAATTCGAGCGCAAGAAACATTCCAATAGACTTATTGTACATCAACAATTCAACGATACCGGCGCTCACGGATGGCATGTTTACGCACTTAAAGATTCACAACGTTCAGATCTCCGGCTGCAAGATCACCCGAATAGATGACGACGCCTTTCGCGGGCAAGGGCCTCATCTGAAGAACTTGAACTTGCAAGATAACGAGTTGTATGAAGTGCCAGTTAAAGCTTTTAAGATATTAACGAATCTTTCGCTTCTCGACATCTCAAAGAATCGCATCACTTACATAGATAACCATTCGTTTATAACATTGCGAAAACTGACAACATTAAAAATATCAGACAATAACGTCACACTGGCGCCCCACGCGCTGACCGGACTCGAAAATTCGctaaaaaatttaaatcttaaaGGAACTAAACAAAAAAGCGTCCCAGAATGTATAAGAGGTCTTCGCAGCTTAGCGTTCCTCGATCTGTCGCAGAACAGCATCAGAGAATTACCCGGACCTGAAGGCAAGCAAACCTTTGAAGGGTTAGATTCCTTGACAGCGCTTAACTTGGAACGAAACCTGATTGTGACGCTTAAAGAAGACGCATTTGCTGGTATGAAAACCACATTAAGTTCCCTGAGTCTCTTAAATAATCTCTTACCGGAATTTCCTGCCGCTGCGATTGGCACATTATCGGAATTAAGAGTTCTCGACATAGGGTTCAACTTATTAAACAAGCTGCCTGGAAATGCTTTTGGAAGTAATCCATCGATTACACTTCTGGCATTGGACGGTAATCCATTACCCACCGTGCCGGCCGAAGCTCTTGCCCATTTAAACCATACCCTTCGAGGTTTAAGTATCGGAGGACGATTTTTGAATTGTGATTGTCGACTTCGCTGGATTATAGAATGGATACGAGACGGTGAACTACAAGTAACCTCTAGAGAAAGAAATCCCCAGTTCTGTGGCCACCCGCCACAATTCCGTGAGCGCGGTTTCTATAGTTTCCAACCAAATGAGCTGGTTTGTGAGCACGGAACGACGGCTACTCCAGAAGAGTCGACTACGCCACAGAGGCAGATTAATGATTGGAAGATAAGTCAGACAACATCGACAACTGCGCGAAGTACAACCACACGCACTACAACTACAACAACAACGGCTGCAACCAGTCCTGCTACGACTACTAGTAGTGAGGCATCGTCGAAGGCGCCGGTGACCACGACGGCGTCCGCGCGGCCCCGCCCCCCGCCGGCCGTGCGCCCCGCGTCGCCCACCTGGCGACACGCCCCTCACCAGCGCCCGCCGCTCGTTATGAACTTTCCCCAGAAACCAAAAGTGGACGACTCGAACGAGGTCATCGTTAAGAATGCCTACAGGCAAGACAACTCTGTCATTATACAATGGGACTCAGACGTAGCGAATATTCTTGGATTCCGAGTGGTGTACAGACTGTTTGGTGATAAAACTTTCAAACAAGGCCCGCCGCTTGAAGCCAGTGAGAgggaattcaaaataaaaaacgtTCCATCCCAG GAATGTATAGTGGTATGCGTCATCTCGCTAGAAGAAGTGCACGTGAGCCCCGAAACAGTGCCGTACTCGCAGTGCCGCGAGGTGCGCACCGTGTCCGCCGCCGCCTCCAACATGGATAAGATCACCATCGCCGCCAGCGCCGCCATCTGCGGCACCATCGTGGTGGCCGTCCTCGTGTTCGCGGCGGCTTCTCGTCGCCGAGCGAGGACTGTGCACAGGCTGCACAACGACAAGCTGCCCGGCGCCTGCTGCGGCGCGCTCGGCACGCCCAGCCCGGGTGGCCCGCTGTCCTCCCTCGCCACGCTCGGCGCGTTCGGCAAGCAGCGTGAGTGGGATCAAGTGTCGGCTTACAGCGCACGTTCGATCCCGCGAGCACGAACCTATACCGAACCGGCTCCCCCCGATCCCCTGCCCGGCCGGCCCGGCCGCGCCCGCTCCCTCGCCGACGGCCAATCTCAGCACAGTTACGCGCCCTCGGCCCGCTACGGGATGCCCGGCTACCCGGGCAGCCTTCTCGGATCTCGAACCG ATCTCCGTCAGTCGCGGCAGTCCCTCGGGGCGGCATCGGAGCGGGCGTCGCGGCTGTCGCTgagcggcgcggcgggcggcgcgaCGGGCGGCACGGGCAactcgcggcggcggccgcgcTCGCGCTCGCGGCCCGCCAGCAGGTACAGCGTGGGCTCGCTCGGCATGGGCTACTGCGACACGTCCGACAACTGGACCGACCACGACATGGACATCTACATGGCCCGGAACCCGACGACGCGGGGCGGCCTGGTGCCGTTATAG